A window of the Zeugodacus cucurbitae isolate PBARC_wt_2022May chromosome 2, idZeuCucr1.2, whole genome shotgun sequence genome harbors these coding sequences:
- the LOC105218134 gene encoding RNA-binding protein squid isoform X2: MADSKNNDVEMNGEDFSKDVTTSENENGTGTNGTNGNADGQSNARDDDRKLFVGGLSWETSEKELREHFGKYGEIESINVKTDPQTGRSRGFAFIVFTSTEAIDKVHAAGEHIINNKKVDPKKAKARHGKIFVGGLTNEISDDEIKTYFSQFGNIVDVELPFDKQKSQRKGFCFITFDSEQVVNELLKTPKQKISGKEVDVKRATPKPENQMMAMRGARGGIRGGRGGFGRGGYPQWPGQGGYAPYGGYAGGYDPSYGDYYSGGYYNGYDYGYGAGGYPSGKQRGTGRQPRHQPY, encoded by the exons atggcCGACTCAAAGAATAATGATGTTGAGATGAACGGTGAGGATTTCTCCAAAGACGTCACCACAAGCGAAAATGAGAACGGTACCGGCACCAATGGTACAAATGGAAACGCTGACGGTCAATCAAACGCACGGGATGACGACAG AAAACTTTTTGTTGGTGGTCTGAGTTGGGAAACTTCTGAGA AGGAGTTGCGCGAACATTTTGGCAAATATGGAGAAATCGAAAGCATAAATGTGAAAACAGATCCACAGACAGGTCGTTCACGTGGATtcgcttttattgttttcactAGTACTGAAGCTATTGACAAGGTACACGCCGCTGGTGAACACATTATTAACAATAAGAAGGTCGACCCAAAGAAGGCTAAGGCACGACATGGCAAAATATTTGTTGGTGGCCTTACAAATGAAATCAGTGATGATGAAATCAAAACATATTTCAGCCAATTTGGCAAT attgtCGATGTTGAGTTGCCATTCGATAAGCAAAAGTCACAGCGTAAAGGATTCTGTTTCATTACATTCGACTCTGAACAAGTTGTAAATGAGCTGCTGAAGACGCCTAAACAGAAAATTTCCGGCAAGGAAGTTGATGTTAAGCGTGCAACACCGAAGCCAGAAAACCAAATGATGGCTATGCGTGGAGCTCGCGGTGGCATTCGTGGTGGACGTGGAGGTTTCGGACGTGGAG gttATCCACAATGGCCAGGTCAAGGCGGTTATGCTCCATATGGTGGATATGCAGGTGGCTATGATCCAAGCTATGGCGACTATTACAGCGGGGGCTATTATAATGGCTATGACTATGGATACG